A genomic stretch from Telmatocola sphagniphila includes:
- a CDS encoding carotenoid oxygenase family protein produces the protein MKLDRRHFLHASTSAVALGGFSNLAAEDIKPKNPYLLGNFGPVREEVTAEKLKVIGSLPKDLNGLYVRNGPNPQFDPKGAYHWFEGDGMLHGVHLCEGQASYRNRYIQTEGWKLEHKEGKQVYSSMLERPDMKKVLVGQNPFKNAANTALVRHAGKCLALYEAGLPHEIHLPDLATVGEYDFAAKLEGPMTAHPKVDPETGELLGFCYTTKNAAYYYHIDAKGVLTDTRKIELKHPVMMHDFAITKKYAIFFDFPQIFSMERAFVGKSPWHFDKDQPSRFGFLPRNSKPDTPVKWFEAKTGFMFHSLNAYEEGDSVVLIGCRYPAFPGALELSDNAKSEALNPVLYCWKFNFQNGKVSEEILDDYTSEMPRINESFIGKSARFGYTASGGGEFATEIRKHDFTKKSAESHKLGDGQFCGEAVFVARASAKSEDEGYLMTYVYDKASNKSELLIVDARNMKEPVARVMLPVRVPYGFHGIWVPEKELA, from the coding sequence ATGAAACTCGACCGACGACATTTTCTGCATGCCTCCACAAGTGCCGTAGCCCTCGGTGGTTTTTCGAATCTTGCCGCGGAAGATATAAAGCCCAAAAATCCCTATCTGCTAGGCAATTTTGGTCCGGTTCGTGAGGAAGTCACCGCCGAGAAACTGAAAGTCATCGGTTCGCTACCCAAAGATTTGAACGGCCTGTATGTCCGCAACGGACCCAATCCCCAATTCGATCCCAAGGGAGCCTACCACTGGTTCGAAGGGGATGGAATGCTCCATGGGGTGCATCTGTGCGAGGGCCAGGCGAGCTATCGCAATCGCTACATCCAAACGGAAGGCTGGAAACTCGAGCACAAAGAAGGCAAGCAGGTCTATTCCAGCATGTTGGAACGCCCGGACATGAAGAAAGTGCTGGTCGGGCAGAATCCATTTAAAAATGCCGCTAACACGGCTCTGGTGCGCCATGCGGGAAAGTGTTTGGCCTTGTACGAGGCGGGTTTGCCGCACGAGATTCACCTTCCCGATCTGGCGACCGTCGGCGAGTACGATTTTGCCGCTAAACTCGAAGGTCCGATGACGGCCCATCCCAAGGTCGATCCGGAAACCGGCGAGTTGCTCGGCTTCTGCTACACGACGAAAAATGCGGCTTACTATTATCACATCGATGCAAAAGGTGTCTTGACCGATACCCGAAAAATCGAGTTGAAGCATCCGGTGATGATGCACGATTTCGCCATCACCAAAAAGTACGCGATTTTCTTCGACTTCCCGCAGATCTTCTCGATGGAACGGGCCTTCGTCGGTAAATCGCCCTGGCACTTCGATAAAGATCAGCCTTCCCGCTTCGGTTTTTTACCCCGAAATTCCAAGCCCGATACTCCCGTGAAGTGGTTCGAAGCCAAAACCGGTTTCATGTTTCACTCGCTGAATGCCTACGAGGAAGGGGATTCCGTCGTTCTGATCGGCTGCCGTTACCCGGCGTTCCCTGGGGCCCTGGAACTGAGTGACAACGCCAAGTCGGAGGCTCTAAATCCGGTTCTCTATTGCTGGAAATTTAATTTCCAGAACGGCAAAGTTTCCGAAGAAATTCTGGATGATTACACGAGCGAGATGCCGCGCATCAATGAGTCCTTCATCGGTAAGTCGGCTCGGTTTGGCTACACGGCTTCGGGGGGAGGCGAATTTGCCACGGAGATTCGCAAGCACGATTTCACCAAGAAATCGGCCGAAAGCCACAAGTTAGGTGATGGGCAATTCTGCGGGGAGGCCGTTTTTGTAGCACGCGCGTCCGCGAAATCGGAGGATGAGGGCTATTTGATGACCTACGTGTACGACAAAGCGTCAAATAAAAGCGAGTTGCTGATCGTCGATGCCCGGAACATGAAAGAGCCAGTGGCTCGGGTGATGCTACCTGTGCGGGTACCTTACGGCTTTCACGGGATCTGGGTACCGGAGAAAGAGCTGGCTTAA
- a CDS encoding Fur family transcriptional regulator has translation MPLPSVSVSQTPEEKFREFLTSRAKAQRYTDQQRDLVRFIFEKHNHFDAEQLVDDLKAGGLKISRATIYRTLTKLVEAGMLRRLEVGLRTYYEHDYGYPQHDHLVCESCNKIIEFQNPQLEAVVAAVCAAESFQHASHSLLIRGTCLECNKARSNKRKLDLI, from the coding sequence GTGCCGCTCCCCTCCGTCTCTGTTTCTCAAACTCCCGAAGAGAAATTTCGGGAGTTCCTGACCTCCCGGGCGAAGGCCCAGCGCTACACCGATCAGCAGCGCGATCTCGTGCGCTTTATTTTCGAAAAACACAATCATTTCGATGCCGAGCAACTCGTCGATGACCTGAAAGCCGGGGGCTTGAAGATCAGCCGGGCGACCATCTACCGCACTCTGACCAAACTCGTGGAAGCCGGAATGCTCCGCCGGTTGGAAGTCGGCCTGCGAACCTACTATGAACACGACTACGGCTACCCGCAGCACGATCACCTCGTCTGCGAAAGCTGCAACAAGATCATCGAGTTTCAGAATCCCCAACTCGAAGCAGTTGTCGCAGCCGTCTGTGCCGCCGAATCCTTCCAGCACGCCAGTCATTCCTTATTGATCCGGGGGACCTGCCTGGAATGCAATAAGGCTCGTTCGAACAAACGAAAACTGGATCTTATTTAG
- a CDS encoding DUF7670 domain-containing protein, translating to MSNQFHSASTVHTAIRWLARISSLLLIGLVIAIFFGAGGFPKIAGEQNSVKIEFLALGVMLIGLVVGWWQELAGGLVTLAGLVGLNVVELLVNGRLAQGAFPAFVIPGVLFLLSGLMTIRMQKNLSKTF from the coding sequence ATGAGCAATCAATTCCATTCCGCTTCCACAGTTCATACCGCAATCCGTTGGTTGGCCCGAATCAGCAGTCTTCTGTTGATCGGACTCGTAATAGCGATCTTTTTCGGCGCTGGGGGTTTTCCAAAAATCGCTGGCGAGCAAAATTCCGTAAAGATCGAATTCCTCGCCTTGGGCGTTATGCTAATTGGCCTCGTCGTAGGTTGGTGGCAGGAACTGGCTGGCGGACTCGTAACTTTGGCAGGGTTGGTGGGCCTCAACGTCGTGGAATTGCTTGTTAACGGACGACTGGCCCAAGGAGCATTCCCCGCCTTCGTCATTCCCGGAGTTCTGTTCCTGCTCAGCGGGCTGATGACCATTAGGATGCAAAAGAATCTGAGTAAAACTTTTTGA
- a CDS encoding glycosyltransferase family 4 protein has protein sequence MSFDSSKKLRVLLLAEMCNPSWTSVPLIGYNLAAALARHPHLEVTLATQIRNRIALEGDPIHRHARVEYVDTEYIAKPFHKLATLLRGGKQLAWTIDTAMMWPSYVTFEKAVRRKFAREFEQQKFDIIHRLTPVTPTLPSPLAKSVSIPMLVGPMNGGLPWPKEFKHLARQEKEWLLALRGVHKLLPYFRSTYRHLAGYIAGSRETEAKIPRHFHGKKFFISENGIDPEKFPIADKWCKPQGNFQFITVGRLAPVKGLDMIIEALASVPNELSPRLVIVGDGPERTRLERLVAEKNLQAQVRFTGWLAQADISRELRSSQAFLFPSVKDFGGGAVLEAMACGLPSIVLDYGGPAELITPATGIRLPLLKREALVPLLGQSMRLLATDHALCEQMSVAASLRITEVFTWNAKASKIYSFYKDILHVEQAKPEVVDRGLRRERKWILPSRKSVVGRSSMTASAT, from the coding sequence TTGTCTTTCGATAGCTCCAAAAAACTTCGCGTCCTGCTCCTGGCCGAAATGTGTAACCCCAGTTGGACGAGCGTGCCGCTGATCGGCTACAATCTCGCCGCGGCATTGGCCCGCCATCCCCATCTGGAAGTCACTCTGGCCACCCAGATCCGAAATCGAATCGCTCTCGAGGGAGACCCGATCCACCGACATGCGCGGGTCGAATATGTCGATACCGAATACATCGCTAAACCATTCCATAAGCTAGCGACCCTCCTACGGGGTGGAAAGCAATTGGCCTGGACGATCGACACGGCGATGATGTGGCCTTCCTACGTCACTTTCGAGAAGGCCGTTCGTCGAAAATTTGCCCGGGAATTCGAGCAGCAGAAATTCGATATCATCCACCGGCTGACGCCGGTGACTCCCACTCTTCCCAGCCCGCTCGCCAAATCGGTTTCCATTCCCATGCTGGTCGGTCCGATGAACGGCGGCCTGCCCTGGCCCAAGGAATTCAAACACTTGGCCCGTCAGGAAAAAGAATGGCTGCTGGCCCTTCGCGGCGTTCACAAACTCCTGCCGTACTTCCGTTCCACCTATCGACATCTGGCGGGCTACATAGCCGGGAGCCGGGAAACGGAAGCCAAAATTCCCAGGCATTTTCACGGTAAAAAATTCTTCATTTCAGAAAATGGCATCGATCCCGAGAAGTTTCCCATCGCTGATAAGTGGTGCAAACCCCAAGGAAATTTTCAATTCATCACGGTCGGACGGCTGGCTCCGGTCAAAGGGTTAGACATGATCATTGAGGCCCTCGCCTCAGTGCCAAATGAGCTCTCACCGCGTCTCGTTATTGTTGGCGATGGCCCGGAACGGACCCGCCTGGAACGACTGGTGGCCGAAAAAAACTTGCAGGCGCAGGTACGATTCACGGGTTGGCTAGCTCAGGCGGATATTTCAAGGGAGTTGCGGTCCAGCCAGGCCTTCCTCTTTCCCAGTGTGAAAGATTTTGGGGGAGGAGCTGTTTTAGAGGCAATGGCATGCGGTTTGCCAAGCATTGTTTTAGATTACGGCGGCCCCGCGGAACTGATTACCCCAGCTACCGGCATACGGTTACCGCTGCTGAAACGCGAGGCTTTGGTGCCCCTTTTGGGGCAATCTATGCGACTTTTGGCCACGGATCACGCATTATGCGAACAGATGTCCGTGGCTGCCAGTCTAAGAATTACAGAAGTTTTTACATGGAATGCAAAAGCTTCAAAAATTTATAGCTTCTACAAAGATATTCTCCATGTCGAACAAGCAAAGCCGGAAGTTGTCGATCGCGGGCTGAGACGGGAAAGAAAATGGATATTGCCGTCCCGGAAGTCGGTGGTGGGCCGAAGTTCCATGACGGCGTCCGCCACCTAA
- a CDS encoding PIG-L deacetylase family protein, producing MLVRTHRITHRLPVQLVAVKPARVLVLAPHMDDEVIPIGGTLALHRQVGSTVGVIYVSDSAGDPEQTKKASETAVRKDEARACSQFLGFEILNFLDLPDGSLTQHEPAIASEAARILADWKPDLIFAPFPTDHHRDHQATTAGLCRAIQQSGWSGEVWGYEVWSTLWPNRCVDITAQVETKRQSILCHASQCANMSYVESALGLNRYRGLKVGVAYAEAFYAAEAKEFVKLCNELLERI from the coding sequence TTGCTCGTTCGCACCCATCGAATCACTCATCGCCTGCCGGTGCAACTCGTCGCCGTGAAGCCTGCTCGCGTGCTGGTCTTGGCCCCTCATATGGATGACGAAGTGATCCCGATCGGTGGGACACTCGCTTTACATCGACAAGTCGGTAGTACGGTCGGCGTGATATATGTCTCCGATAGTGCGGGCGATCCCGAACAGACAAAAAAAGCCAGTGAAACGGCCGTTCGCAAGGATGAGGCCAGAGCCTGTTCGCAATTTCTAGGCTTTGAGATACTGAATTTTCTCGATCTACCCGATGGCAGCCTCACCCAGCATGAACCAGCCATTGCCAGTGAAGCCGCCCGGATTCTGGCCGATTGGAAACCCGATCTGATTTTCGCCCCTTTCCCGACCGATCATCATCGGGACCATCAGGCCACCACCGCTGGATTATGTCGAGCCATTCAACAATCCGGTTGGTCGGGAGAAGTCTGGGGTTATGAGGTCTGGTCGACACTTTGGCCCAATCGCTGCGTAGATATCACGGCCCAGGTTGAGACGAAGCGTCAGTCGATTCTCTGCCACGCTTCGCAGTGCGCGAACATGTCCTATGTGGAGTCGGCGCTTGGTTTGAATCGCTATCGGGGTTTGAAAGTGGGAGTCGCTTACGCCGAAGCGTTTTATGCTGCTGAGGCCAAGGAGTTTGTGAAACTCTGTAACGAGTTGCTCGAAAGGATTTGA
- the mutM gene encoding bifunctional DNA-formamidopyrimidine glycosylase/DNA-(apurinic or apyrimidinic site) lyase, producing MPELPEVETVVRDLRPELIGRQLGRIHRSARNLRRKWQPEWDLQITGRKIQAINRRGKWIHIALDTGPYLVVHLGMTGQLQVHGQAISIPAHTHLRMELDSGERELRFTDIRRFGSFQFFQNLSDWESSVTEPLGPEPWDLTPEYWKEKLKKANRNLKALLLDQSIVAGVGNIYADESLFHAGIHPTTLASQLSARRGEKLRQSVVEILTRAIELRGSTIRNYVGGSGLKGGYQDAFFVYGRTNQPCLKCSKPIECIRLAGRSTHYCPRCQKA from the coding sequence GTGCCAGAACTTCCCGAAGTGGAAACGGTCGTCCGGGATTTGCGCCCGGAACTGATCGGTCGACAGCTTGGTAGAATCCACCGCAGTGCCCGGAATCTGCGCCGAAAATGGCAGCCCGAGTGGGATCTGCAAATCACCGGACGCAAGATTCAAGCGATAAATCGCCGGGGAAAATGGATTCATATCGCTCTGGACACCGGCCCTTATCTGGTGGTTCACCTGGGGATGACCGGCCAGTTGCAGGTCCACGGTCAAGCGATCTCCATACCCGCTCATACCCATCTGCGAATGGAACTCGATTCGGGCGAGCGGGAATTACGCTTCACCGATATCCGGCGATTCGGCAGTTTTCAATTTTTTCAAAATCTGAGCGACTGGGAAAGTTCGGTCACCGAACCACTGGGGCCAGAGCCTTGGGATTTGACCCCGGAATATTGGAAAGAGAAGCTGAAAAAGGCGAATCGAAACCTCAAAGCCCTTCTTTTGGATCAGTCGATTGTGGCCGGGGTGGGCAACATTTATGCCGACGAATCCCTATTTCACGCGGGCATTCATCCCACTACTCTGGCCAGCCAATTATCCGCCCGCCGCGGCGAAAAGCTCCGGCAGTCGGTCGTGGAGATACTCACCCGGGCCATCGAGTTGCGAGGGTCGACCATCCGCAACTACGTGGGCGGTTCCGGTCTCAAAGGGGGCTATCAGGATGCCTTTTTCGTTTACGGCCGTACCAATCAGCCTTGTTTGAAATGCTCAAAACCGATTGAATGTATCCGCTTGGCGGGACGATCCACTCATTATTGCCCCCGTTGTCAGAAAGCTTGA
- a CDS encoding lipid-binding SYLF domain-containing protein, which yields MYRFIVASMALIGLTVGSVSAGPPSPGQTIQNSIEILKDLSKDPLKGIPPSLIADAQGIAIIPNVVKVGFVFAGRGGHGLVMTRDKEGHWGEPVFVDLGGASVGFQIGVESTDVVLIFRKRKSLDRILEGKNKLTLGADAAIAAGPVGRNVAAATDAKLEAEIMSYSRSRGLFAGVALDGAVIDANNRVTEAYARDVRPELRKLSDALRIKLTEMAIDLKADPILGPVVKP from the coding sequence ATGTATCGCTTCATTGTGGCTAGTATGGCTCTGATTGGATTGACCGTGGGCTCAGTTTCAGCCGGACCGCCCTCACCGGGACAGACCATTCAGAACTCGATTGAGATTTTGAAGGATCTCTCCAAGGATCCGCTTAAGGGAATTCCTCCTTCCTTGATCGCGGACGCTCAAGGGATAGCTATTATTCCCAATGTTGTGAAAGTTGGATTCGTTTTCGCGGGTCGCGGCGGGCACGGATTGGTGATGACTCGCGATAAAGAAGGTCACTGGGGTGAACCGGTCTTCGTCGATCTCGGCGGAGCCAGCGTCGGGTTCCAAATTGGTGTGGAATCGACCGATGTGGTTTTGATTTTCCGAAAGCGCAAGAGCCTCGACCGAATTCTGGAAGGCAAAAACAAGCTGACACTGGGAGCTGATGCAGCCATTGCGGCAGGACCTGTCGGACGCAATGTCGCGGCGGCTACCGATGCGAAGCTGGAAGCGGAAATCATGTCCTATTCTCGTAGCCGCGGTTTGTTCGCGGGAGTGGCACTCGATGGGGCCGTGATCGACGCGAATAACCGGGTAACCGAAGCCTATGCTCGGGATGTACGCCCGGAGTTGCGCAAACTCTCCGACGCCCTGCGAATCAAACTGACCGAAATGGCGATCGATCTTAAAGCCGATCCCATCCTGGGACCAGTAGTGAAGCCCTAA
- a CDS encoding glycosyltransferase family 4 protein: MATSFDYLTAPGTDGTVRFNPTTPRYRERLSRMYDAGSSAPKKTLRVLLIAEMCNPTWTSVPLVGYNFARALAQRDDLSIHLVTHIRNQEGIEQIPIPKLNRLTYIDNEFITRPMHQVSKWLRGSKKPAWTIATASQWPGYMLFERQIHRQFFRELEEGAFDIIHRLTPLSPTIPSPLARKTRIPMIIGPLNGGLPWPKQYPELVNREGEWLVNARFLHKLLPFYRSSYARLAGVIAGSKHTNTELSASFRGLRFYLPENGVDLELFPPRRTEKVANSRFRFVTVGRLVPYKGFDLIMEAMAGCEELKDSELVIIGEGPEKESLQNLIATKGLQDRVRLLGFLSQDKIHKEFESSDAFVFPSLREFGGAVVLEAMAVGLPSIIVDYGGPAELLDSESGILLPMVERAPLVEKLRDAMVRLKSDPKLCAKMSQAAMRRIQDHFTWSAKAEQITQFYQQTIEDSHHRGI; the protein is encoded by the coding sequence ATGGCAACTAGTTTCGATTACCTGACAGCTCCCGGGACCGACGGAACTGTCCGCTTCAACCCGACGACCCCGCGATATCGCGAGAGGCTTTCCCGGATGTACGATGCCGGATCGAGTGCCCCGAAAAAGACCTTGCGAGTTCTATTAATCGCCGAGATGTGCAACCCGACTTGGACCAGCGTTCCTTTAGTTGGCTACAATTTCGCCCGGGCTCTGGCTCAACGCGACGATCTCTCCATTCACCTGGTCACTCATATCCGCAATCAGGAAGGAATCGAGCAGATCCCGATCCCGAAGTTGAACCGGTTGACCTACATCGACAATGAATTCATCACTCGCCCCATGCACCAAGTTTCGAAATGGCTGCGCGGCAGTAAAAAGCCCGCCTGGACCATCGCGACCGCGAGTCAGTGGCCGGGCTATATGCTCTTCGAACGGCAGATTCACCGCCAATTCTTCCGCGAACTGGAGGAAGGCGCCTTCGATATCATCCATCGCCTGACCCCGCTGTCGCCGACGATCCCCAGTCCGCTCGCCCGAAAAACGCGAATTCCGATGATTATCGGCCCACTCAACGGGGGTCTCCCCTGGCCCAAGCAATATCCCGAGTTGGTCAATCGCGAAGGTGAATGGCTCGTTAACGCTCGATTCTTACATAAACTGCTTCCCTTCTATCGTTCTTCCTATGCCCGACTGGCCGGCGTGATCGCGGGAAGCAAACATACCAATACGGAACTTTCGGCCTCTTTCCGCGGCCTCCGCTTCTACCTGCCCGAAAACGGCGTCGATCTGGAGCTATTCCCACCGCGCCGGACTGAAAAGGTTGCCAACTCTCGGTTTCGCTTCGTCACCGTAGGTCGGCTGGTGCCCTACAAAGGCTTCGATTTGATCATGGAAGCGATGGCCGGTTGCGAAGAATTGAAAGATTCCGAGTTGGTCATCATCGGCGAAGGTCCGGAGAAAGAGTCTCTTCAGAATCTCATCGCGACCAAAGGTCTGCAGGATCGCGTCCGACTTCTTGGTTTCCTCAGCCAGGATAAGATTCACAAAGAATTCGAATCCTCTGATGCCTTTGTATTCCCCAGCTTGCGGGAATTTGGCGGAGCCGTGGTGCTCGAAGCCATGGCCGTGGGATTGCCTTCGATCATCGTCGATTACGGCGGACCTGCGGAACTGTTGGATTCGGAAAGTGGCATCCTGCTACCGATGGTCGAACGGGCTCCGCTCGTCGAAAAACTCCGCGACGCGATGGTTCGTCTGAAATCCGATCCAAAGCTATGCGCAAAAATGAGCCAGGCAGCAATGCGGCGGATTCAGGATCATTTCACCTGGTCGGCCAAGGCCGAGCAGATTACGCAGTTCTATCAGCAGACCATCGAAGATAGTCACCATCGCGGGATCTGA
- a CDS encoding ATP-binding protein: MSYRTLKNLLGENNLERKCRILFGVSTLCLITFSFWIFARQTEELAFNQTEQTAKVLVPLILTSYHTDQNKKGAMLDLQSRFEDQWQDKYRKYKFRLIKPNARLAEHKAEGLEVPLLADYVANPEKQEIFSRSTNSDILTYIAPIRASNSCIACHNEIEKKHNGQEIADNDLMALLKIQFDTEGIEDSVHSNRAMLITIALVTSLILMGGSYVIIRYVIVKPLRHLKEVSDAITEGKTNVRAEIQTGDEFEDLSIAFNRMLRKLMEARDKANDLNASLDKKVDDLARANLLLVESDRSKSDFLATISHELRTPLNSILGFSDVLLSNTGSLNEKQARWIANIKSNGQQLLNLINDILDLAKIEAGRMEIRSDDISLTELCENQIAMVRSLSERKRIDLRTRYDSVVPLIKQDSVKLRQILSNLLSNAVKFSPEGGRVILSVEVKDEKLILAVTDNGIGIAPADQEVIFEKFRQSGSILTREHEGSGLGLSIVREMCKLLGGTVTLKSELGRGSAFTITLPTTVRDGSRYDFVLPNADSHAKSKSISRETV; encoded by the coding sequence ATGTCCTATCGGACGTTGAAAAATCTCCTGGGCGAGAATAACCTCGAGCGCAAGTGCCGAATTCTCTTCGGCGTATCGACGCTCTGCCTGATTACATTCAGCTTCTGGATTTTCGCCCGCCAAACCGAAGAACTAGCCTTCAATCAAACCGAACAGACGGCGAAGGTTCTGGTTCCCCTGATTCTCACGAGTTACCACACCGATCAGAACAAAAAAGGCGCGATGCTCGATCTTCAAAGCCGTTTCGAGGATCAATGGCAGGACAAGTATCGCAAATACAAATTCCGCCTCATCAAACCGAATGCCCGTCTGGCGGAGCATAAGGCCGAAGGACTCGAAGTTCCCCTGCTCGCCGATTACGTTGCCAACCCCGAAAAACAGGAAATCTTCTCGCGAAGTACGAATTCCGACATTCTGACATACATCGCTCCCATTCGTGCTTCAAATAGCTGCATCGCCTGCCACAACGAGATTGAAAAAAAACACAACGGCCAGGAAATTGCGGATAACGATCTCATGGCCCTCCTGAAGATCCAATTCGACACCGAAGGGATTGAGGACAGCGTGCATTCCAACCGGGCCATGCTCATCACCATCGCCCTGGTGACTTCGCTGATCCTTATGGGGGGAAGCTATGTGATTATCCGATACGTGATAGTGAAGCCGCTCCGCCATTTGAAAGAAGTCAGTGATGCCATTACGGAAGGCAAGACCAACGTTCGGGCGGAAATCCAAACCGGAGACGAATTCGAGGATCTCAGCATTGCTTTCAATCGGATGTTGCGAAAATTGATGGAGGCCCGGGATAAAGCGAATGATTTGAATGCCAGCCTGGATAAGAAGGTGGATGATTTAGCCCGGGCCAACCTGCTGCTGGTAGAATCCGACCGCAGCAAAAGCGACTTTTTGGCAACCATTAGCCATGAGTTGAGAACGCCTTTGAACAGTATTCTGGGATTCAGCGATGTACTGCTTTCCAATACCGGCAGTCTGAATGAAAAGCAGGCACGCTGGATAGCCAACATTAAAAGCAACGGTCAGCAGTTGCTGAACCTCATCAACGACATTCTCGATTTGGCGAAGATCGAGGCCGGGCGCATGGAAATTCGCTCGGACGACATCTCCCTGACCGAACTCTGCGAAAATCAAATTGCGATGGTCCGTTCCCTCTCGGAAAGAAAGCGCATCGACCTGCGCACCCGATACGATTCGGTAGTCCCGCTAATCAAGCAGGATAGCGTCAAGCTCCGGCAAATTCTTTCAAATCTGTTGAGCAATGCGGTGAAGTTTTCACCCGAGGGAGGGCGGGTAATCCTCTCGGTCGAAGTGAAAGACGAAAAATTGATCCTGGCGGTCACCGATAATGGCATTGGGATCGCCCCAGCCGATCAGGAAGTCATTTTCGAAAAGTTCCGGCAGTCGGGTTCGATTCTCACCCGCGAACACGAAGGCAGCGGTCTGGGTCTGTCGATTGTTCGCGAAATGTGTAAACTTCTGGGCGGTACCGTCACCCTGAAAAGCGAACTGGGTCGCGGCAGCGCCTTCACCATCACTTTGCCTACCACGGTTCGCGACGGTTCCCGTTACGACTTTGTGCTCCCCAATGCCGATAGCCACGCCAAATCCAAATCGATAAGTCGGGAGACCGTGTGA
- the nfi gene encoding deoxyribonuclease V (cleaves DNA at apurinic or apyrimidinic sites), translating to MNPLSAHAWDVSTAEAVIIQNDLAHKVRTEPLPSPVRVIAGMDVSYNRFSDLLFASIVVLSFPELEVLEIQNASRQTHFPYQSGFLSFREAPVLLEAFGQLRQKVDLAFLDGQGIAHPRGLGIASHVGVLLDLPTIGVGKSKLFGQYTDPGPEAGDWSDLTYKGKILGAVLRTKRNVSCVYVSIGHRAVLASAIELVMRCVRKHRIPEPTRLAHEAVNQFRREHSAGDSQEDAS from the coding sequence GTGAATCCCCTTTCGGCCCACGCCTGGGATGTCAGCACGGCTGAAGCCGTAATCATCCAGAACGATCTGGCCCATAAAGTCCGAACCGAACCGCTCCCCTCCCCCGTCCGAGTCATTGCGGGGATGGATGTCAGCTACAATCGATTTTCCGATCTGCTGTTCGCATCCATCGTCGTTCTCAGTTTCCCGGAACTGGAAGTACTGGAGATCCAGAACGCGAGCCGGCAGACGCACTTCCCCTACCAGTCGGGCTTTCTCTCGTTTCGCGAGGCACCGGTGCTGCTAGAAGCGTTCGGACAGCTCCGGCAGAAAGTCGATCTGGCTTTTCTCGACGGCCAAGGGATCGCCCATCCAAGAGGGTTAGGGATCGCCAGCCACGTGGGAGTCTTACTGGATCTTCCGACTATCGGAGTGGGCAAATCGAAACTGTTCGGGCAGTACACCGATCCGGGTCCTGAGGCAGGCGACTGGTCCGACTTGACGTACAAAGGGAAAATTCTCGGGGCGGTGTTGCGGACGAAAAGAAACGTCTCCTGCGTCTACGTTTCCATCGGGCATCGGGCGGTGTTAGCAAGTGCTATCGAACTGGTTATGCGGTGCGTTCGCAAGCATCGTATTCCGGAACCGACACGTTTGGCTCATGAAGCGGTCAATCAGTTTCGTCGAGAGCATTCCGCTGGCGATTCGCAAGAGGACGCTTCGTAG